From the genome of Vicia villosa cultivar HV-30 ecotype Madison, WI linkage group LG2, Vvil1.0, whole genome shotgun sequence, one region includes:
- the LOC131647851 gene encoding mitogen-activated protein kinase kinase kinase 17-like, with product MEMEWTRGNIIGQGSSATVYLAISPLSSDVSAVKSAETSTSTSVSNSKQLQREQRILSSLSSPYIVTYKGCNFTKENHKSWFNLFMEYMPFGNLSEETRRNGGRLNEPMMAHYTRQIVEGLEYLHSKGVVHCDIKGSNILVGEKGVKIGDFGCAKMVDEIGLIAGTPMYMSPEAARGEEQGYPCDVWSLGCTVIEMATGFSPWSNVDDPVNVLFRVAYSDEVPTIPCFLSEQAKDFLRKCFVRDPKERWSCGQLLKHPFLEKIQEFDSCSPTSILEQGFWNCEEDSESLVFDDLGKIGFENCAVDRIKKLALCSRDPCWKLGDENWIIARGNDADESSISDVNDRISSDYFCEDYTNCLISDVSFVVNSFDFERGIGKLLMPNSSLDWL from the coding sequence ATGGAGATGGAGTGGACAAGAGGCAACATCATCGGACAAGGCTCATCCGCCACTGTCTACCTTGCCATCTCTCCCCTCTCCTCCGATGTCTCCGCTGTTAAATCAGCGGAAACATCGACTTCAACATCGGTTTCAAACTCCAAACAACTCCAGAGAGAACAGAGAATTTTGTCTTCTCTGTCCTCTCCCTACATAGTTACATACAAAGGTTGCAATTTCACAAAGGAGAATCACAAGAGTTGGTTCAACCTCTTCATGGAGTATATGCCGTTTGGAAATCTCTCCGAGGAGACGCGACGAAACGGCGGCCGGCTTAACGAGCCGATGATGGCACACTACACAAGACAGATTGTGGAAGGACTAGAGTACTTGCATTCAAAAGGTGTTGTGCATTGTGATATCAAAGGTAGTAACATATTGGTTGGTGAAAAAGGAGTTAAAATCGGAGACTTTGGTTGCgcaaagatggttgatgaaattGGGCTGATCGCCGGAACTCCGATGTATATGTCGCCGGAAGCAGCGCGAGGTGAAGAACAAGGGTATCCTTGTGATGTTTGGTCGCTTGGTTGTACTGTTATTGAAATGGCAACTGGTTTTTCACCTTGGTCCAATGTGGATGACCCTGTTAATGTTCTGTTTCGTGTTGCGTATTCCGATGAAGTTCCGACGATTCCGTGTTTTCTTTCGGAACAAGCAAAGGATTTCTTGAGAAAGTGTTTTGTAAGGGATCCTAAGGAGAGATGGAGTTGTGGTCAGTTGTTGAAGCATCCGTTTCTTGAGAAAATTCAAGAGTTTGATTCGTGTTCGCCGACTAGTATTCTCGAACAAGGCTTTTGGAATTGCGAAGAGGATTCGGAAAGTTTGGTTTTTGATGATTTGGGTAAGATTGGTTTTGAGAATTGTGCTGTTGATAGGATCAAAAAGCTTGCTTTGTGTTCAAGGGATCCATGTTGGAAATTGGGTGATGAAAATTGGATTATAGCTAGAGGAAATGATGCAGATGAGTCTTCAATTAGTGATGTTAATGATAGGATTAGTAGTGATTATTTTTGTGAGGATTATACTAATTGTTTGATTAGTGATGTTAGTTTTGTAGTTAATAGTTTTGATTTTGAGAGAGGCATTGGGAAGTTACTGATGCCAAATTCATCATTAGATTGGTTATAA